GGAATTTTGATCACTTGGAAACAAGCCAGGAATCAAGTTTCGCCACTTTGTACGCGTTTATCGTGCAAGCAAATGAGGACAATTATTTTGGTGATTTAACTGAATACGTAAGGGGGAAATTGTGAGATTCAAATCCATACCATCGGATACACAGCGTATTCGGAATGCTGAATTCTTTACCAGGCAAGAGGTGGGTGTGCTTAAACGGTTGGCGTTGATCATATTGTTTGGCCTGCTAACCACTGTTGCTGGCTGCGGAACACTCATGGAACGAGGTGAGCAGTCTAAATCTTATGGGCAGTCGGGCTATTACTACCTCGGCGTTCAATATGACTGGCGGCTGCTTACATTGAAGGGGCGCGGTGGCTACGACTATACTCCCATGTTTTGTTATCTAGGTGTGGTGTGCCCTTTTGCTACGTTGCTCAGCATGCCGGCAGATTTTGTGGTCGATACCGTGATGTTGTATAGCGACCATCAAAACAAGCTTGCATGGGAGCGGGAACTCAATAGTTATTTTCGCGATAAGTATTGCCGCAACGAGGGTGGTCCGGATGAGGCTGAACTCAGAAGTCGGGATCTTGATGTGTCGTTCTGTTCGGGTGGAAGTAATTACGGGTTGTGAGGCGATGCAACGTACAAGGGCGATAAATTTTCTTGCGCAGCGGAGGTTTCAGGTTATGGGTTTATCAATAAGAAGGATGCTGTTGCGAAGTCTGTACGGGTTTTTGGGAGTGTCGTTACTCGGATGTTCCTCTGCCGATAATGAAATGGCGGGAGGGAATATACGGGCAGTTAACCACACGTTGGGCGCAATTAATTGGTTTTCTGTCAATGGCTATAGGGCACATGGTGGTGGGGGAAGTTCATGCTGCATTGTTATGCCGATTAAATGGCGGCCTGGGTTAAAAGCCCATATCGAGTGGGAGGTTGATCCGGATCCATTTGCTCCTTCGCCGCCTTTAGGGACAGACGAATTTAGATTGTTTATGCAGAAGCATCAAGCAAACTACCGTCGGCACAGTGCCGTAGTGGACATTCCAGAGTGGTCAGGTACTGAGTCTTGTGGTTTGAAAGTGCATTTTTTGGTTTGTAATCAGATCAAAGTCACAACTTCTTGTTGGGGGTATGGTTCGCCCAATAATCCAATCAAAGAACCTAAGCAAATGAAGGAGCCGGCCGTATGTAAAAATTAAGATTCAATTCGATTGTAAGAAGTGGTTTTTCTGGTTGGCGGTGGTGCCTAAGGAGTGTAGATGATGAAGGTTTGTGTTGTTTTGTAGAGAGCATGAAAAGAATTTTTTGCTAGAGGGCTTTTTCATGGCGTTTGCGTTGGATTTAGAGGGTGGCAGATTAGTAAGGCTAATGATTATGAAGGTTATAAGACTGGGTGTGTACGCCTTTTTTGGACTGGCGTTGTTTGGATGTTCTTCTGCCGATAATGAAATGGCGGGAGGGAATATACGGGCAGTTAACCACACGTTGGGCGCAATTAATTGGTTTTCGGTCAATGGCTATAGGGCGCATGGTGGTGGTGGAAGTTCATGCTGCATTGTTATGCCGATTAAATGGCGGCCTGGGTTAAAAGCCTATGTCGAGTGGGAGGTTGATCCGGATCCTTTTGCATATTCAAAATGGCCCCCGTTAGGAACGGATGGTTATCGAGCCGCTCAAGCTAAACACAAAGATAATTATCGACGCAATAAAGTTGTAGTTGATATTCCTGAGTGGTCGGGTACTGAGTCTTGTGGTTTAAAAGTGCATTTTTTGGTTTGTAATCAGATTAAAGTCACAACTTCTTGTTGGGGTTATGGTTCACCGAAAAACCCAATTAAAGAACCTAAGCAAATGAAGGAGCCCTCTATATGTCCACAATAAAAAAAGAGCCCAATAGTAGTGTTTGGGTTCCTCCTGGTTTTCCATTGGGTGGCCGTTTTCCGACGAGAATGCTGGTCGTGTCTGATAACTACGAGAAGCAAACTCGTGAGGAAAATTTTTTTCGTCAAGGTGTTAATGCAAGAGGTCAAAGGCGACATTCTGAATGCTGTCATAGCTTGCATATTAGTCTTTTTTTTGATGGTACTAATAATAATGATGAAAACGATACCAAGAAAAATCATCCGAGCAATATCGCCAAGCTCTATCACGCATCAATTCAAGATGATGAGGCCATGATGTCAGGTTATTTTTCTTATTACATGCCAGGTGTCGGCACCCCTTTTCCCGAAATTGGCGAGTTGGACTACAGCGAAAGCGGGCTTCAATATGCCACAGGTGGTGAAGATCGCATCAATTGGGCATTGGTGCAGGTAGCCAGCGCACTGTCATTTGCACTTAACAATAAAAAAGAAATAGATAACGCCGTTGCCAAAACCATGGTCGACGCCATGAGCACTTGGAAGGCTCCGCTGATGAGTGCGCTGGGGCGGGGTAATCGCCGACGGACGATAAACAGTTTTTTAGCCACGTTGCAGGGCAAAACGGAATTGGCCAAGCCTCGCGTGCTGGGCGTCAAACTGTTTGTGTACGGCTTCTCACGGGGAGCAGCCGAAGCCCGTACCTTTGTGACCTGGTTGAGCCAGTTGTTCGACACCCCGCCTGGAGCAACGCAGCCCGATCAAAGCCTGATCGGTTTGCCCGTCAGCGTCGAGTTTCTCGGCGTACTGGACACCGTGGCCTCGGTGGGCATTGCCCATGCGGCACCTTTTTTTGCCGGGCATATGGATTGGGCTGATGACAGCCAGTTGCTGCCGGATGCGCAGCGTTTTCCGAAGTTGGTCAAGTGTTGTCGGCATTTTGTCGCGGGCTTTGAACAGCGCTCGTGTTTCCCGTTGGACTCTATCCGTAACGAGGACGGTAGCTACCCGGAAAATACTTATGAAGTGGTCTACCCAGGCGTACATTCTGACGTGGGCGGCGGATACCCGAAGAATGATCAGGGTAAAGCCCGTGGCGGTACCCAACAGTTGGTTTCTCAGATTGTCCTACATGATTTGTATGCCGCTGCTTTTGCGGTGGGTGCGCCGTTGCAGGTACCTGAGGCCGTATTGCCGAAGACGCTGCTTACTCAGCGGCTATGGCGCGTTATGTCTGAGGCGACTAATACGGAATTTGATATCAGCCCTCTCATAATCGAACGCTTCAACGCCTGGCGAAACAAAACCCTCCCAAGCATCGCTGCCGAAAAATCAACCAACACCCCCCCGTGGGAGTACACCCCGCAACGTCTCAACACCACTGTAGAAGAAACCCTGGCCGATCAACTGGGTTGGATCACGGGCTGGCGCATTGGTCGTTATGTCAATGACGAGCAAGATGACAACGACAGTTTCAAGCGCCAGCCATTCTTCACCCAGGCCAACGAGGCGACGCCTTACCGGCAAAATGAGGACCGCAAGCAATATGAAAAAAACAAGGTAAACGCTGCGAAAGCACGCGTGACTAACCCTCAGTTCCCCGGCCCACCGATCTATGAACCCCAGATCGATCAGACCCAGCTCAGCCAGGCTGCGGCTGAGTTCAAGTCTGATTACCTGGGCAGGAAACGTGAGCAAACCAGCCTGGCCGGTACCGTCACCGATGTGTGGCTGCGCGATGCGGTCTATCTGCTCAATGAGGATGATGAAACCAAGGATCACGCGGCCCTCAGCGCGGAGGGCAAGCGCCGCAGTGAGCAGCTGTTCCGTGACAGCCAAGGCACGCCCAGTGCTGATCCCGATATGGCCTTGCTGGTGGCGTTGTTCGATGATCAGGTACACGACTCACGTGCATGGTTCATGTACGACACACTGAAAACCCGGGAGATGTGGGCGGGTTACTTCTTTTATCGCATGACCTATTTCGGCAACGACAACAGTCGGGATCTCTCGCCAGTGGTGGTGGCCGGCCGGGTGCTGGGTGTGGCGATGCTGGCCGGAGCGACGGTATACGGCATCAAGCGAAAAGGCGTGGCGGGTGGGCTGGGTGGGTTGGCTGTCGGTATCGGCGGGGCGACCATCGGTTATCAGGTCATCGACAAGGCACGCGGCGTGGTGCTGCCGTTCTTGCCGGGCGCCGAGCAACTCCTGCAACCGACCGCCCATGTGGGTCAGGTGGCGGCCGAGCTCAAACGCCAGATTGCACAGGATGATTACCTGCAACGCATCGAGCAGACCAGCGCCATGTTGCGCAAGGCCGGCAGTTTGTTCGAGCTCGATGGCGGGGTGGTCTGATGCTGCCTCTCATACGCGTGGGTGACGCGCTGCAGCCCTTTGGCGGCGAAGTCCTGGAGGGGCATTACGAAGCCTTCGGTAAACCGGTGGCCTGCGTGGATGATCAAGCCCGCTGCAATCTGCATGGCATGACGCGCATCGCCGAAGGCGCTTCAGGTTCCACCATGGACGGCAGACCGGTGGCGCTGCACGGTCATCGTTGTGCCTGTGGTTGCGAGTTAGTCAGCAGCCTAGCGGCCAGCTTGATGACGGTTGCGCCATGAACCGTCCTCCTGAATATCCGGATTTTATCGAGCCGAGCGAGCCGCGCTGGCGCCGCTGGTGGCTGGGGTTCGGGCTGCTGTTTGGGTTGCAATCGGCGGTCCTGTTGATCCTGTGGCCCAACGAGCAGCGGAACCTGGAACGTTGGCTTTGGAGCGCGGTGCTGCCGCTGGGTTGGGCACTGTTGTTGGCGCTGCGCGTACTGGTGCGGCAGATCGAACTGTTCAACCGCAAGGTGTACTTGCGCACACGGCAAGCGGCTGCCGAGGTGTGGTGGCGGCGACGTTGCCTGGGGTTGCCGGTGCAGGATGTGGTGTTGCTGGGGCCGGCAGGCGACGTGCAAACGCATTACCTGAGCATGATGAAAGACGTCCCGCTGGCTATCCCTTGCTCGATACCCGGTACCACGCAGCCCCTGCTGCGCTGCCCCTTGTCGTTGAGCGTGATCACCGAACGTGAGACGGCGCTGGCGCGGCATCTCGCGCGTTTAACCTTGGCGCTTCCGGACCGGTCCGAATGTTGGCCGCAGCTTCGGGCGATTGCCTGGGTAGGGGATGAGAGCAGCCATGCCGCGTTCGTGGAGACGTTGGCCCGTGCGGAAGTGGCATTGCCTGAGGCGCGTTTGCCCTTGCACAACCTGGCCGACCTGGATGACCTGATCGATACCTTCTACCGCGATTTTCGTGGCGAGGACGACTGGCTGTTGTGCGCCGGTGTGGTGTCGGTGGCGCACGCCGAAGAGGGAGATCTACCAGGGGAGGCGGGTTTTGCCTGGCGGGTAAGTTGGCAGGGGCGGCAGTTGTTGCATCGCGGTGAATACCTGGCAAGCGAGTCGCCCGCCGAGGTGTGCGCGCAGGTGCAGCGTTATGCGGCGTTGGATGCACCGCCGACTCATTGCCTGGCCTTGGATAGCACCAGCCAGCAAGGATTTTTGGCTGGCGGCTGGTCGGCGGTCGAGCATCAGTTGGCTGGGCAATGGGGCGTGCTGGCGGATTTGACGCCGTTTATCGGGATGTCCCTGGCATTGCTGCAAGCCGGGGAGGCTGGTCAGCCATGTGGTTGGCTGAGCCAGGATGGAACCAAGCGATTA
The genomic region above belongs to Pseudomonas sp. S35 and contains:
- a CDS encoding PAAR domain-containing protein, encoding MLPLIRVGDALQPFGGEVLEGHYEAFGKPVACVDDQARCNLHGMTRIAEGASGSTMDGRPVALHGHRCACGCELVSSLAASLMTVAP
- a CDS encoding DUF3304 domain-containing protein, whose amino-acid sequence is MKVIRLGVYAFFGLALFGCSSADNEMAGGNIRAVNHTLGAINWFSVNGYRAHGGGGSSCCIVMPIKWRPGLKAYVEWEVDPDPFAYSKWPPLGTDGYRAAQAKHKDNYRRNKVVVDIPEWSGTESCGLKVHFLVCNQIKVTTSCWGYGSPKNPIKEPKQMKEPSICPQ
- a CDS encoding YceK/YidQ family lipoprotein, with product MLKRLALIILFGLLTTVAGCGTLMERGEQSKSYGQSGYYYLGVQYDWRLLTLKGRGGYDYTPMFCYLGVVCPFATLLSMPADFVVDTVMLYSDHQNKLAWERELNSYFRDKYCRNEGGPDEAELRSRDLDVSFCSGGSNYGL
- a CDS encoding DUF2235 domain-containing protein, which encodes MSTIKKEPNSSVWVPPGFPLGGRFPTRMLVVSDNYEKQTREENFFRQGVNARGQRRHSECCHSLHISLFFDGTNNNDENDTKKNHPSNIAKLYHASIQDDEAMMSGYFSYYMPGVGTPFPEIGELDYSESGLQYATGGEDRINWALVQVASALSFALNNKKEIDNAVAKTMVDAMSTWKAPLMSALGRGNRRRTINSFLATLQGKTELAKPRVLGVKLFVYGFSRGAAEARTFVTWLSQLFDTPPGATQPDQSLIGLPVSVEFLGVLDTVASVGIAHAAPFFAGHMDWADDSQLLPDAQRFPKLVKCCRHFVAGFEQRSCFPLDSIRNEDGSYPENTYEVVYPGVHSDVGGGYPKNDQGKARGGTQQLVSQIVLHDLYAAAFAVGAPLQVPEAVLPKTLLTQRLWRVMSEATNTEFDISPLIIERFNAWRNKTLPSIAAEKSTNTPPWEYTPQRLNTTVEETLADQLGWITGWRIGRYVNDEQDDNDSFKRQPFFTQANEATPYRQNEDRKQYEKNKVNAAKARVTNPQFPGPPIYEPQIDQTQLSQAAAEFKSDYLGRKREQTSLAGTVTDVWLRDAVYLLNEDDETKDHAALSAEGKRRSEQLFRDSQGTPSADPDMALLVALFDDQVHDSRAWFMYDTLKTREMWAGYFFYRMTYFGNDNSRDLSPVVVAGRVLGVAMLAGATVYGIKRKGVAGGLGGLAVGIGGATIGYQVIDKARGVVLPFLPGAEQLLQPTAHVGQVAAELKRQIAQDDYLQRIEQTSAMLRKAGSLFELDGGVV
- a CDS encoding DUF3304 domain-containing protein, translating into MGLSIRRMLLRSLYGFLGVSLLGCSSADNEMAGGNIRAVNHTLGAINWFSVNGYRAHGGGGSSCCIVMPIKWRPGLKAHIEWEVDPDPFAPSPPLGTDEFRLFMQKHQANYRRHSAVVDIPEWSGTESCGLKVHFLVCNQIKVTTSCWGYGSPNNPIKEPKQMKEPAVCKN